The following coding sequences lie in one Apium graveolens cultivar Ventura chromosome 3, ASM990537v1, whole genome shotgun sequence genomic window:
- the LOC141713542 gene encoding pyruvate kinase 1, cytosolic-like — MHSNHLLLEEPIRMASILEPSKSSFFPAMTKIVGTLGPKSRSVDTISGCLKAGMSVARFDFSWGEPSYHQETLENLKMAVKSTKKLCAVMLDTVGPELQVVNKVEKSITLQEDSTVIMTPYQGQEASSEVLPINFDGLAKAVKIGDTIFVGHYLFTGSETTSVWLEVESINGDDVVCKIKNSATLAGSMFTLHVCQVRIEMPTLSEKDKEVISTWGVHNKIDFLSLSYTRHAEDVREAREFLSKLGDLSQTQIFAKIENIEGLTHFDEILQEADGIILSRGNLGIDLPPEKVFLFQKAAVYKCNMAGKPAVVTRVVDSMTDNLRPTRAEATDVANAVLDGSDAILLGAETLRGLYPVETISIVGKICAEAEKVFNQDMYFKKTVKYVGEPMTHLESIASSAVRAAIKVKASVIICFTSSGRAARLIAKYRPTMPVLSVVIPRLKTNQLKWSFSGAFEARQSLIVRGLFPMLADPRHPAESTSSTNETVLKVALDHGKSSGVIKSHDRVVVCQKVGDASVVKIIELED; from the exons ATGCATTCAAATCACTTGCTTCTCGAAGAGCCCATCAGGATGGCTTCAATTCTTGAGCCATCTAAATCT AGTTTTTTTCCAGCAATGACTAAGATTGTGGGGACTTTGGGCCCAAAATCTCGATCTGTTGACACTATTTCTGGTTGTCTTAAAGCTGGCATGTCAG TGGCAAGATTTGACTTTTCATGGGGTGAGCCTTCGTACCATCAAGAGACTTTGGAAAATTTGAAGATGGCTGTCAAGAGTACCAAGAAACTATGCGCT GTTATGCTCGACACAGTAGGACCTGAACTGCAGGTGGTTAATAAAGTCGAAAAGTCTATCACACTTCAGGAAGATAGCACTGTTATCATGACTCCTTATCAAGGTCAGGAAGCCTCTTCTGAGGTGTTGCCAATCAACTTTGATGGACTAGCTAAG GCTGTGAAGATCGGAGATACTATTTTTGTGGGGCACTACCTGTTTACAGGAAGTGAAACAACATCTGTTTGGTTAGAG GTTGAAAGCATTAATGGCGATGATGTCGTTTGCAAGATAAAGAATTCAGCAACATTGGCTGGGTCGATGTTTACACTCCATGTTTGTCAAGTTCGTATTGAAATGCCAACCCTGTCTGAAAAAGATAAAGAG GTCATAAGCACGTGGGGTGTTCATAACAAAATTGACTTCCTCTCACTTTCATATACACGTCACGCTGAAGATGTTCGTGAA GCCCGTGAATTTTTATCTAAGCTTGGTGATCTGAGTCAGACTCAAATATTTGCTAAAATTGAGAACATAGAA GGTTTAACCCATTTTGATGAGATCCTGCAAGAGGCAGATGGTATCATCCTTTCCCGTGGAAATCTCGGTATAGATCTTCCACCTGAGAAG GTGTTCCTGTTTCAAAAAGCAGCTGTTTACAAGTGTAACATGGCAGGGAAGCCTGCTGTGGTAACCCGTGTTGTTGATAGCATGACTGACAATCTAAGACCAACTCGGGCTGAAGCAACTGATGTTGCTAATGCTGTCTTAGATG GCAGTGATGCAATTCTACTTGGTGCTGAAACTCTGCGAGGGTTGTACCCAGTTGAGACTATCTCTATTGTTGGTAAAATTTGTGCCGAG GCCGAGAAGGTTTTTAATCAAGACATGTATTTCAAGAAGACTGTTAAATATGTTGGAGAACCAATGACACATTTGGAATCGATTGCTTCCTCAGCG GTACGGGCAGCCATCAAGGTGAAGGCATCTGTTATCATTTGTTTCACTTCATCAGGCCGGGCTGCACG ATTGATTGCAAAGTATAGGCCAACAATGCCAGTTCTATCAGTCGTCATTCCACGGCTCAAGACAAATCAACTAAAGTGGAGTTTTAGCGGTGCATTTGAG GCAAGGCAATCACTTATTGTCAGAGGACTGTTCCCCATGCTTGCGGATCCTCGCCATCCT GCTGAATCGACTAGTTCAACAAACGAGACTGTACTGAAGGTTGCACTTGATCATGGAAAGTCTTCGGGAGTCATAAAGTCACACGACAGGGTTGTGGTCTGCCAAAAAGTCGGTGATGCGTCCGTGGTCAAGATTATCGAGCTTGAAGACTAA